A region from the Cryptosporangium arvum DSM 44712 genome encodes:
- a CDS encoding SDR family oxidoreductase, with protein sequence MILDRFRLDGKVAVVTGAGRGIGAATALALAEAGADVLISARTEDDLRAVADRIATTGRKAVIAAADLSDADAAASLAERAVDAFGHLDIVVNNVGGEMPRPLLKTSVRRLESAFHFNVSTAHALTTAAVPALLETNGAIVNISSVMGRLPARGYAAYGTAKAALAHYTRIAAADLAPRVRVNAIAVGSIATSALELVLDNDELRTTMEQNTPLKRIGDAEDIAAAVVYLSSPAGAYVTGAILQVDGGLRTPNLDLGLPDL encoded by the coding sequence ATGATTCTGGACCGGTTCCGGCTGGACGGGAAGGTCGCGGTGGTCACCGGGGCAGGGCGGGGCATCGGCGCGGCCACCGCGCTCGCCCTGGCCGAGGCCGGCGCCGACGTGCTGATCTCCGCCCGCACCGAGGACGACCTCCGCGCGGTCGCCGACCGCATCGCCACCACCGGCCGCAAAGCCGTGATCGCGGCCGCCGACCTGAGCGACGCCGACGCGGCCGCGAGCCTGGCCGAACGGGCCGTCGACGCGTTCGGGCACCTCGACATCGTCGTCAACAACGTCGGCGGCGAGATGCCGCGCCCGCTGCTGAAGACCAGCGTGCGCCGCTTGGAGTCGGCGTTCCACTTCAACGTCTCCACCGCCCACGCGCTCACCACCGCCGCGGTACCCGCGCTGCTGGAGACCAACGGCGCGATCGTCAACATCTCGTCGGTGATGGGCCGGCTCCCGGCCCGCGGCTACGCCGCCTACGGCACCGCGAAGGCCGCGCTGGCCCACTACACCCGCATCGCGGCCGCCGACCTCGCTCCCCGCGTCCGGGTGAACGCGATCGCGGTCGGCTCGATCGCCACCTCCGCACTAGAACTCGTTCTCGACAACGACGAGCTGCGCACGACGATGGAGCAGAACACGCCGCTGAAGCGGATCGGCGACGCCGAGGACATCGCGGCCGCGGTCGTGTACCTCTCCTCCCCCGCCGGCGCGTACGTCACCGGCGCGATCCTCCAGGTCGACGGCGGCCTCCGCACCCCGAACCTCGACCTCGGCCTGCCCGATCTCTGA